The DNA segment ATTGAAAATCATATTTACGAAACCTATGGAATGTCTGAAACACTTTCTCACATCGCCTTAAAACAAATCTATCCGATATTGGAAGATTACTTTAAAGTTTTAGATGGTGTTGAAATATCATTAGATGAAAGAAAGTGCTTAAAAATTTTCGCACCAAATTTAAATCCTGATCTTCTTGTAACGAACGATCTAGTTGAAATTAAAAATGGTAAAGAATTTAAATTCTTAGGTAGAATTGACAATCTAATTAACTCTGCAGGATTAAAAATACATCCCGAACAATTAGAAAGTTTAGTCAAAAAAGAAATTCCTAATGAAGTTATCTTCTTAGGAATTCCGGATGAATTGCTCGGCCAAAAATTAATTCTAATCCTCGAAGGTGAAGCGAATAGAATGATTGAAAAACAATTGAGCACAATCATTTACCCATCCAAAAATCATCATCCAAAAGAAACTATTTTTATTAAAGAATTTCCTCGGATTCCCAATGGAAAGATCAACCGTAGAGAATTGACCGAAATGATTTATAATAGTTTAAAAAAATAGTTTGAAGCTAGATACAAACCTACTCTCTCTTGGCTATTGACTTTATTATCTTTATTCTTTTATCTTTGTTCTTTCCTCTTATATCATGAAAGACTTTACTAAAGAACTCGCTTACAAAACTTCCCGCAGCAGTGGCGCTGGCGGGCAAAACGTAAATAAGGTAGAAACTTCGGTAACAGTCACGTGGAACGTTGGCGAGAGTGAGTGTTTTTCTATTGAAGGAAAAGAGTTAATATTTGAGAAACTCAAAAACCGCATCAACTCTGAAGGAGTTTTACAACTCACAGTTTCTGAAAGCAGAACACAGTTGCAAAACAAAAAAATTGCGACAGATAAGATCTTACAAATGATCGAAAAATCTTTATTCATCCCCAAATCCCGAAAGG comes from the Chryseobacterium sp. SNU WT5 genome and includes:
- a CDS encoding AMP-binding protein, which codes for MKIDFSTKILPIPNSEFEKQVSSFIQEWFDDSKTVKVQTSGSTGTPKVFEIEKERMRYSANKTCDILNLEEGDSALLCLPVEYISGKMMVVRAIERKLNLVMKTPSISPITNLKEEIDFCAMSPLQVENSLESIHLIKNTIIGGAAVSQSLKTKIVDNLNKDKSTIENHIYETYGMSETLSHIALKQIYPILEDYFKVLDGVEISLDERKCLKIFAPNLNPDLLVTNDLVEIKNGKEFKFLGRIDNLINSAGLKIHPEQLESLVKKEIPNEVIFLGIPDELLGQKLILILEGEANRMIEKQLSTIIYPSKNHHPKETIFIKEFPRIPNGKINRRELTEMIYNSLKK
- the arfB gene encoding alternative ribosome rescue aminoacyl-tRNA hydrolase ArfB; this encodes MKDFTKELAYKTSRSSGAGGQNVNKVETSVTVTWNVGESECFSIEGKELIFEKLKNRINSEGVLQLTVSESRTQLQNKKIATDKILQMIEKSLFIPKSRKATKPSRSKIEKRIKNKKQLSEKKENRRFRGE